The Xenopus tropicalis strain Nigerian chromosome 2, UCB_Xtro_10.0, whole genome shotgun sequence genome window below encodes:
- the krt62 gene encoding keratin, type II cytoskeletal-like has product MSHYKQFSVRSVATSGKPGFSSFSVSKSGGGFGGSSGGGSFGSRSLYSVGSRKVSSVGSASGGGFGFAAGGFGGRGFGGGVGGGAFGGAGGGAFGGAGGGAFGGAGGGGFGGAGFGGFGGAGFPGGPSVGIQEVTVNQSLLAPLNLEIDPTIQKVRLEEREQIKTLNNKFASFIDKVRFLEQQNKVLETKWSLLQEQGGQVKGSRKNNIDPIFDAYINSLKRQLDALQNDKLRLDGELRNMQDLVDDFKNKYEDEINKRTSAENEFVVIKKDVDAAYMGKVELEAKVDALTDELNFLRTFFEAELGELQAQISDTSVVLSMDNNRALDLESIIAEVKSQYEDIAKKSRAEAESVYQGKVQELQASAGEQGDVLRNTKSEISELNRKSQRLKAEIENVKKQIAKLQASITEAEERGDLVLKDAQSKLAELEAALQKVKQDMARQLREYQELMNVKLALDVEIATYRKLLEGEEFRLNSDVNNVSISVISSGGKSSLGGGGGGSGAGFGFGSGGAAFGGSGGAAFGGSGGAAFGGSGVSFGSGGGGFSSSSSSFGGGVGSVRYSSSQSSYRS; this is encoded by the exons ATGAGTCATTATAAGCAGTTTAGTGTTCGATCTGTTGCAACCTCAGGCAAGCCGGGCTTCAGCTCATTTTCTGTGTCTAAAAGTGGTGGAGGTTTTGGAGGTTCTTCAGGAGGGGGTAGCTTTGGTAGCAGAAGTCTTTACAGTGTGGGGTCTAGGAAAGTCAGTTCCGTTGGCTCTGCAAGTGGAGGTGGCTTTGGATTTGCAGCAGGTGGTTTTGGTGGAAGAGGTTTTGGTGGTGGAGTAGGTGGAGGAGCTTTTGGAGGGGCTGGCGGTGGTGCCTTCGGAGGAGCTGGCGGTGGTGCCTTTGGAGGAGCTGGCGGTGGTGGCTTTGGAGGAGCTGGATTTGGAGGCTTTGGAGGTGCTGGCTTTCCTGGTGGACCATCAGTTGGTATTCAAGAAGTCACAGTCAACCAAAGTCTCTTGGCACCACTGAACCTGGAAATTGATCCAACTATACAGAAAGTTCGACTGGAGGAGAGAGAACAAATTAAAACTCTGAACAACAAATTTGCTTCCTTTATTGACAAG GTCCGGTTCCTTGAACAACAGAATAAGGTACTTGAAACTAAATGGAGCTTATTGCAAGAGCAAGGAGGCCAAGTAAAGGGGTCAAGAAAAAACAACATTGACCCTATTTTTGACGCCTATATCAACAGCCTCAAGAGGCAACTGGATGCTCTGCAAAATGATAAACTACGGCTTGATGGGGAGTTAAGGAATATGCAAGACTTGGTTGATGATTTTAAAAACAA ATACGAAGATGAAATTAATAAGAGAACATCAGCTGAAAACGAGTTTGTTGTTATTAAGAAG GATGTGGATGCTGCTTACATGGGCAAGGTGGAGCTGGAAGCCAAAGTAGATGCTCTGACAGATGAACTCAACTTCCTGAGGACCTTCTTTGAAGCT GAACTGGGTGAGTTGCAGGCTCAGATCTCTGACACCTCTGTTGTCCTGTCCATGGACAATAACCGAGCTTTGGATCTGGAAAGCATCATCGCTGAGGTGAAGTCTCAGTATGAAGACATAGCGAAGAAGAGCAGAGCTGAAGCTGAATCTGTTTACCAAGGCAAG GTTCAAGAGTTGCAGGCATCTGCAGGTGAACAAGGAGATGTTCTGCGCAACACGAAGAGTGAGATCTCTGAGCTCAACCGCAAATCCCAGAGACTGAAAGCTGAAATTGAAAATGTCAAGAAACAG ATCGCCAAGCTGCAAGCATCTATAACTGAAGCGGAGGAGCGTGGGGATCTTGTTCTGAAAGATGCTCAGTCGAAACTCGCCGAGCTGGAGGCTGCTCTGCAAAAGGTTAAGCAGGACATGGCTCGCCAGCTTCGGGAATACCAGGAACTCATGAATGTGAAACTGGCTCTGGATGTTGAAATTGCTACTTACAGAAAACTGCTGGAAGGAGAAGAATTCAG GCTTAATTCAGATGTCAATAATGTCAGCATTT CTGTCATTAGTTCTGGTGGCAAAAGTTCCCTAGGAGGAGGAGGTGGTGGATCTGGAGCAGGATTCGGCTTCGGAAGTGGTGGTGCTGCCTTTGGTGGAAGTGGAGGGGCTGCCTTTGGTGGAAGTGGTGGCGCTGCCTTTGGTGGCAGTGGCGTTTCCTTTGGCTCAGGAGGTGGTGGATTCAGCTCCTCAAGCTCCTCATTTGGTGGTGGTGTCGGCAGTGTGCGATATTCATCCAGTCAATCCAGCTACAGGAGTTAA
- the krt61 gene encoding keratin 61 produces the protein MSVSRQTVYSTGGTKRFSASSAVPSGGTRSSFSTLSVSRAGGGGGRASYGGYGGFGSRSLQNAGGSRRIAVSYGAPSHFGFKSSGIESHIGGNYGSDMMSGIGMGQGPFGGPGFPVCPPGGIQEVTVNQTLLAPLNLEIDPSIQRIRTEEREQIKTLNNKFASFIDKVRFLEQQNKVLETKWNLLQEQGVKSVKCNIDPLFEAYISALRRQLDSLLSEKVRLDSDLRQMQDAVEDYKKKYEDEINKRTSVENEFVVLKKDVDAAYMNKVELEAKLNALTDEINFLRAVYEAEIAQMQTQISDTSVVLSMDNNRTLDLNGIIAEVKAQYEDIANRSRAEAESWYQTKYEELQQSAGRHGDDLRSTKTEISELNRMINRLRSEIDSVKKQCAKLQAAITEAEERGELALKDAKKKLADLEEALQKCKQEMARQLREYQELMNVKLSLDVEIATYRKLLEGEECRLAGEGVGPVNISVVSSSYGGGSGSGSGYGMGGGSGFGGGSGFGAGSGYAIGGGQSFGGGSVSGGMGGASFSVSSGKMAAFGPGSGSSSNVKIISKTSTSSRKL, from the exons ATGTCTGTGTCTCGCCAAACTGTCTATTCCACTGGAGGTACCAAAAGATTCAGTGCTTCTTCTGCTGTACCATCAGGGGGAACCCGAAGCAGCTTTAGCACTCTCTCTGTCTCTCGTGCTGGTGGTGGAGGTGGCCGTGCTAGCTATGGTGGCTATGGTGGCTTTGGGAGCAGAAGCCTTCAAAATGCTGGTGGATCTAGGAGAATTGCTGTTAGTTATGGGGCACCATCCCATTTTGGTTTCAAGAGTTCCGGCATTGAGTCTCACATTGGTGGCAACTATGGTTCAGATATGATGTCTGGAATTGGCATGGGTCAGGGTCCCTTCGGTGGTCCTGGATTTCCAGTGTGTCCACCTGGCGGCATCCAAGAAGTAACTGTTAACCAGACCCTGTTAGCACCCCTTAATCTGGAAATTGATCCATCTATACAGAGAATTAGAACAGAAGAGAGAGAACAAATTAAAACCCTCAATAACAAGTTTGCCTCTTTTATTGACAAG GTTCGGTTCTTAGAGCAACAGAACAAAGTTCTGGAGACAAAATGGAACCTCTTGCAAGAACAGGGGGTAAAAAGTGTGAAGTGTAATATTGACCCTCTGTTTGAAGCTTACATTAGTGCCCTGAGAAGGCAACTGGATAGCTTGTTAAGTGAAAAAGTTCGTTTGGATTCAGACCTAAGGCAAATGCAGGATGCTGTAGAAGATTACAAGAAGAA ATATGAAGATGAAATCAACAAACGCACCTCTGTAGAGAATGAGTTTGTGGTCCTGAAAAAG GATGTGGATGCTGCTTACATGAACAAAGTGGAGCTGGAGGCGAAGTTGAATGCTCTGACAGATGAGATCAACTTTTTACGAGCCGTCTATGAAGCG GAGATTGCCCAGATGCAAACTCAAATCTCAGATACTTCAGTTGTCCTGTCCATGGACAACAACAGGACCCTGGACCTGAATGGTATCATTGCTGAGGTGAAGGCTCAATATGAGGATATCGCTAACAGAAGCCGGGCAGAGGCAGAGTCCTGGTACCAAACCAAA TATGAAGAACTACAACAGTCAGCCGGGAGACACGGTGATGATCTCAGAAGTACCAAGACAGAAATCTCCGAGCTAAACCGTATGATTAACAGGCTACGATCTGAAATTGACAGCGTGAAAAAACAG TGTGCCAAACTACAAGCTGCCATTACTGAGGCTGAGGAACGTGGGGAACTTGCCCTGAAGGATGCCAAGAAAAAGTTGGCAGACCTGGAGGAAGCTCTTCAGAAATGCAAGCAGGAAATGGCTCGGCAGCTCCGGGAATACCAGGAACTCATGAATGTGAAACTGTCTCTAGATGTTGAAATTGCCACCTATCGAAAACTGCTGGAAGGAGAAGAGTGCAG GTTGGCAGGAGAAGGCGTTGGACCTGTAAATATAT CTGTCGTGAGCTCTAGCTATGGGGGCGGCAGTGGAAGTGGAAGTGGCTATGGAATGGGAGGCGGAAGCGGCTTCGGAGGCGGAAGTGGCTTCGGAGCTGGAAGTGGGTATGCCATTGGCGGAGGACAAAGCTTTGGAGGCGGATCAGTTTCCGGGGGTATGGGAGGAGCCAGCTTTTCTGTAAGCAGCGGGAAAATGGCAGCCTTTGGCCCTGGAAGCGGGAGCAGTTCCAATGTGAAAATTATATCAAAAACCTCCACAAGCTCTAGAAAGCTTTAA